The window GCGCCCATCCGCACCCGGCCGGCGTGGCGCGCCCGCCGCCGGGACGATCCGTGCCGCGGTTCGGCCGGCAGCCCGCAACCCGGCCCTGCCCTGGAACCGCACCGGCCCGCCGGGTGGTGGATAGCGAGATTTCGTCCCAGGCGAACCAGTCCCCCTGTCGGTGGGAGGCCACCATGATGAAGCACCCAACACCTCAAGACACCGGCGAGACAACGTTGGACATTGGTGCCGCCCTGGGGGCGCTCCGGCGCCGGAAATGGACGATCCTGGGCACCATGCTGCTGGGCATCGGGCTGGCGGGGGGGCTGACCCTGGGCCTTACCCCGCAGTACACCGCAACCTCGGTCGTCGTCATCGAACCCCGGAACGTACGGGCTTTCGAACCGACAAAGCCACTCGGCCCGACCCACGACAACCAGGAGACCTACATCGAGAACCAAGTCAAATCCCTGATTTCCCGCGGCAACATCCGGCAGGCGATCCTGGACCTCGGCCTTCACCAGGACGGCGCTTACGACCCGGATCCGCCCCTGTTCAGTCCCGAACGGTTCGTCCAGGCCAAGGACTGGGTGGCCACCCGGTTCGGCTTCACATCCCCCGCCCTGGCACAGGCCGACAAGGCCCCGTCGGCGACACATCGGGAAACCGGTGCCCCCACATCCACGACCGCTCCGGCCCCGACCGTCTCGGCCCGGACCGCCCCGATGGAAATTGACGAGCCCTTTTTCCGCGCCATCGAGGAAAACCTGAAAATCGCCAGGAGCGGGCAGTCCGGCGTCATCACGGTGAGCGCCACCGCGACGACCCCGGAACGGGCCGCCCAAATCGCGGACGCCATTGTCGACGCGTACATCCGCACCCAGCGCGAGCAGAAAGTGACCGCCATACAGCGCGCCAGCCGTTGGTTGACCGAACAGGCGGCTGGAATGCGCGACCAGGTCCTGGAGGCCGAGCGGGCCGTCGAGGATTACCGGGCCGCCAACAAGCTGAAGGAGGGGCAGGACTACAACCTCAATCCCGAGCAACTGGTCGCCCTGGCGACGGACGTCAACGCCGCACAGGCGGACCGCATCGCGAAGGAGACCCGGCTCCAACATGTCAACGAACTGAGGGCCAGGCGGGACGGCTACAAGCCCCTGATCGAAATCTCGTCGTCGCCAATCATCGTGAACCTGGTGCAACGCGACGAGGAATTGCTCCGCCAGGAAGCCCAGCTCGCCACCAACTACGGCCCGCGGCACCCCCTCGTCCAGCAGGCGCAGAACGAGCGCGAGCGGCTGGCCAGGAAGATGGATCAGGAAATCGTCAACATCATCCGCAATCTGGAAGGCGAGGTCGCCGTCGCACGGGCGCGCGAAGACACGCTCTCAGGGTTCCTGGAGCAGGCGAAAACCCAATCCGCGACGGCCGGCACGGCCGGTATCCAGTTGCGCGATTTGGAACGCGAAGCGGCTTCCAGGCGAGCGGTCTACGAAGCGATGCTTTTGCGTACGGCGGAAATTCAGAACCAGACGGGTCTGGCCGAGGCGGATGCCAAGGTCCTGTCCCTGGCTTCCCCGCCGGACAAGCCGACGTTCCCGCGGCCCAAAATCATGCTGGTCCTTGGGGCCGTGGCCGGCCTGATGTCCGGAACCGGTCTCGCCGCATTGCGCGAGCATCTGGACCGGGGTGTGCGGACCAACCGTCAGGTTGAAGAAGCCCTCGGGGTCTCCGCACTCGGCCTGATCCCCCGGATCCGGATCTCCAAACGGCATCAACGCCCGCATCAATACCTTCTGGCCAAGCCCGGCTCGGCCTATGCGGAGGCGGTCAAGTCCGTGTTCATGCAGACGCATCTCGCCAACGGCAGCGCACCGCCGCGGGTCATCCTGGTCACGTCCACCATTCCGGGCGAAGGAAAGACCACCTTGGCCATGAGTCTTGCCGCCTCGGTCGCGCGGTCGGGGCACAAGGCCATCGTGGTGGATCTCGACCTGCGCCGCCCCAGCGTCGCGCGCGAATGGGGGCGGACGGTCAGGGGCGGACTTCTCGAATTCCTGTCCGGGGCCATGACCCTGGACGAGGTGATCCAGGAGGACCCGGGCGAAAAGAACCTTCATGTGCTTCCGGTGAAGAGGGGGGTGGAGAGCCCGACGGACCAC is drawn from Azospirillaceae bacterium and contains these coding sequences:
- a CDS encoding polysaccharide biosynthesis tyrosine autokinase, which translates into the protein MMKHPTPQDTGETTLDIGAALGALRRRKWTILGTMLLGIGLAGGLTLGLTPQYTATSVVVIEPRNVRAFEPTKPLGPTHDNQETYIENQVKSLISRGNIRQAILDLGLHQDGAYDPDPPLFSPERFVQAKDWVATRFGFTSPALAQADKAPSATHRETGAPTSTTAPAPTVSARTAPMEIDEPFFRAIEENLKIARSGQSGVITVSATATTPERAAQIADAIVDAYIRTQREQKVTAIQRASRWLTEQAAGMRDQVLEAERAVEDYRAANKLKEGQDYNLNPEQLVALATDVNAAQADRIAKETRLQHVNELRARRDGYKPLIEISSSPIIVNLVQRDEELLRQEAQLATNYGPRHPLVQQAQNERERLARKMDQEIVNIIRNLEGEVAVARAREDTLSGFLEQAKTQSATAGTAGIQLRDLEREAASRRAVYEAMLLRTAEIQNQTGLAEADAKVLSLASPPDKPTFPRPKIMLVLGAVAGLMSGTGLAALREHLDRGVRTNRQVEEALGVSALGLIPRIRISKRHQRPHQYLLAKPGSAYAEAVKSVFMQTHLANGSAPPRVILVTSTIPGEGKTTLAMSLAASVARSGHKAIVVDLDLRRPSVAREWGRTVRGGLLEFLSGAMTLDEVIQEDPGEKNLHVLPVKRGVESPTDHLASPMMRSLLAELRRRYDYVLLDSPPALGLSDAALAARLADAVLFIVQWEKTDEALAASGVDALMRVQAPVVGAAVTQVNVRRHARYGYGDVGTYHGAYRGYFAN